The DNA region CTCTATCTTCATTCGACCATTGGCGGCGCGTTCGGCCCGATCAACAGCCAGCTGAGCAAATTGCTCGTAGGCGTCGGCCAACAAACTCTTGACGTCCTGCAGACTGACGGACGGGTGTGCACCGGAAATCCAGTCGGCAACCCCACGGGCAGTCCGCCGCAGTACTTCCTGAGCTCCGGGATCAACCTGGGCAGTACTTTTTCGCCTTGCGTGTCGCCACCGAACAATATCGGCGGTTCGGTGTATTCGTCGATTCAGCTTATCAACGACGGTGTCTACCTTCAAGCGACGCCGGCCGGCGGCGGGAATGCGATAATTGGCCAAGCCACCTCTTTTTAGCCGCTCGACACAGCGTTCTGATCAATTGGCTTGGGATTTCGAGAGCGGGTAACCGCTCTCGAACGACGAGTATGACCCTATCTATCGCCCGGTCCAGGTCGGCTTGCGCTTCTCGCCGAACGCCTTGGGCGCCTTCCTTGGCGTATTCGGTCATCGCGAGCAGTGCTATCTAGCTTTCGGTGTAGCGATGCTCTCGTCGAACGGCATCGACGCGATCGCCCGCATCGCATATTTGCCGCGACGGATCGCAGTCGTTCGCGGAGGCTCTTCAACCGGAACGCATCGCGCGGTGCGTTTCGGCTCTCCCCGCAGACGGGCCGTTGCGAGCAAGCGGAGCACTATTTCGGAATAATGGAAATAGAGCACTGATTTGCCCGACGTGTCAAGCTGCCGCGTCGAACGCCGGCAGCCGCCCAGCTACTTTGCATGGGGTTGTTTTCGATATTTTGATACTGCGCGCCTGAGAGGACGTGAAGCTTTGTCCTTATCCACTGTTGTCGTCGCCCGGCCTGTGCGCAATTGCGCACATGGACCGGGCGACCCAGTACGCCGCGGCCTATCGGCTCAAGCACAACCGTCTCTGGAATACTGGATCACCCGCATGCGCGGGTGATGACACTGAGCAAGCCAATTCCGTCACCCTGAGCGGCCGTATGCAGCGAGGCGAAGCGGCACAGTGATGCCTCAGCGCCCCGTCCAGGTCGGCTTGCGCTTTTCGCCGAAGGCCTTGAGGCCTTCCTTGGCGTCCTCGGTCATCGCGAGCAGCGCGATCTGGCTTTCGGTGTAGGCGATGCTTTCGTCGAACGACATCGATGCAATCGCCCGCATCGCGTATTTGCCGCGACGGATCGCCGTCGGTGACTTGTCGACGATGCGGCCGATCAGCCAATCGACCTTGGCGTCGAGCTCAGCTGCCGGCACGACGTAGTTGAGAAGACCCGCGGCCTGCGCCGTCTTCGCATCGAACGGCTCGCCGGTCAGCGCCCATTCGTTGATGAGGCGCGCGGGGGCGATCGATTGCAGCAGGCTCAGCACCTGCATCGGAAACACGCCGACCTTCACCTCCGGCAGGCCGAAGATCACCTGCTCGCCGGCCACCGCCATGTCGGTCATGCACAAAAGGCCCATGCCGCCGGCCATGCAGACGCCGCCGACCCGCGCGATCGCGGGCTTGGTCGCGTTCTGCGACAGCCGCAGCAGGTCGGCGTAGTCGACATTGGGACGCGAGAAATCCATCGAGAATGCCGCGCCACTGTTCTGCAGATCGGCGCCGGCGCAGAACGCCTTGTCGCCCGCGCCCGTCAGCACGATGACGCGCACGTCCTTGTCGTCATGCGCCTCGCGATAGCCCCTGGCGATGCCTGCGATCACACCGGCATTGAGCGCGTTGCGCTTGTCCGGGCGGTTGATGGTGATCCAGAACGCCTGCCCGCGCTTCTCGAGAAGAACGCTGTTGTCGGTCATGTTTCCTGCCTGATTTCTTGCCTGTGCGCTGTTGCGAGCCGACATTTGCGGCAGGATCGGCGCCGACTGCAAGCAGGATTTAAGCGGCGGCGGACGCCTTCCTGATCCAGACCTTGTTGTCATGGAACGCGGCGCCGCCAAGCGGTGCGACGGCCTCCGCCCCGGTCAGCATGTTGATGCCGCGCCCGCCGATGTGAGACTTGTTCGGATGGATCGACTCGGCGATCAGCACGCCGCGGCGAACGCCATCGAACAGTTTTGCGGTCAGCGTGGTCTCGCCGCGCGTGTTGCCCAGCGTCACGGCCTCCCCGTCGGCGATCGACAGCGCGGCCGCATCATCGGGGTGGATCATCACGGTCGGCGCGCCCTCGCGGGCCTGCGACGACGGCGTTTCGTTGAAGCTGGTGTTGAGGAAGCTGCGCGACGGCGACGTCGCGAGCCGGAACGGATGCTGCGCGTCCGCCTCCTCGATGATGGTCCAGTGGTCGGGCAGCGAGGGCATCTTGTCCCACGCGCCCATCAGCCCGCCCGCGCCGACCGGGACCTTGCCCCAATCGACCTTGAAGTGGAACTTCTTGTCGGCATGGGCGAAGCCGTCGAGATAGTGCGAGGTGCGGAAATCCGGTTGCAGGTCGCGCCAAATATCGGCTTCCAGCGTCTCGATATCGCCGTGCCCGCTTTTCTTCAAAGTTGCGTCTATCAGCTGCCGCGGCGTCATGTCGAAGCCGGGATGCACGGCGTTGAGCCGGCGGCCGAGCCCCTGCAGCACCTCGTGGTTGGAGCGGCATTCGCCGGGCGGATCGATCAGCTTCGGGCCGACCGAGATGTGCTGATGACCGCCACCGTAATAAAGGTCGTCGTGTTCCATGAACATCGTCGCCGGCAGCACGATGTCGGCCATCTGGGCCGTCTCGGTCATGAACTGCTCGTGCACCGCGACGAACAGATCCTCGCGGGCAAATCCCTGCCGCACCAGCGCCTGCTCGGGCGCCACCGTCATCGGATTGGTGTTCTGGATCAGCATCGCCTTGACCGGCCCGCCGCCCTTTAGCGCCTCGGCATCGCCGGTCAGGATGCGGCCGATCTTCGATTGATCGAGCACCCGCGTCGAGGGATCGATCGCATCGTGGCCTTCGATGATCGACTCGTCGAAGCGCCAAATTCCGGCATTGTTGAAAAACGCGCCGCCGCCCTCATATTGCCAGGCGCCGGTCACCGCGGGAATGCACAGCGCGGCGTGCATCTGCGCGGCGCCGTTGCGGCTGCGGGTGAAGCCGTAGCCAAGTCGGAAGAACGAGCGCTGGGTCTGTCCGACCAGCCGTGCGAACGCCTCGATCTCCTCGACCGGCACGCCCGAGATCACTGATGCCCATTCCGGCGTGCGGGTCTTCAGATGCGCTTCCAGCTCGCCGGGGCAATCGGTATAGCGCGCGAGATAATCGCGATCGGCAAATCCCTCGCGGAACAGCAAATGCATCACGGCGCAGGCGAAGGCGCCATCGGTTCCCGGCCGCAGCAGGATCTTGATGTCGGCCTGCTTCATGGTCTCGTTGTTGTAGACATCGACCGCCGCAATCTTGGCGCCGCGCTCCTTCCGCGCGCGCGATGCATGCGTCATCACGTTGACCTGGGTGTTCACCGGATTGGTGCCCCAGATCACGACGAGGTCGGAGACACCCATCTCGCGCGGATCGACGCCGGCGATCTTGCCGGTCCCGGCGGCGAAGCCGATGCGCGCGATCGTCGAGCAGATCGTGCCGTAGAAGCGCGAATACTTCTTCACATGCGACAGCCGGTTGAGGCCGTCGCGCATCACGAGCCCCATGGTGCCGGCGTAGTAATAGGGCCAGACCGACTCGGCGCCGAATTCCCGCTCAGCAGCGTCGAATCGCGCCGCGATCTCGTCCAACGCCTCGTCCCAGGAAATCCGCGCGAACTGGCCGGAGCCCTTCGGGCCGGTCCGGCGCAGCGGATGCATCAGCCGCTCGGCGTGGTGAATCCGCTCGGCATAGCGCGCGACCTTGGCGCAGACCACTCCGGCCGTATAGGTCTGCCGTTTCGAGCCGCGCACCCTGCCGATCGAGCGTCCTTCGATCACCTCGACGTCGAGCGCACATGCCGAGGGGCAGTCGTGCGGACAGGTGGAATGGCGGATATCGATCTTGGCATGCTGGTTCATGCCAAATTGGTAACATCAAATATCCGCTCCGCCGAGGGGCATTATTGACCCAGTCCGGGCAAAAACCGCGCATAAGCCATGCGGCAAACGCCCAAATGCTCGGCTCCCGGTCCACTCCGTCCGTCAAACGCGGAAGATGCGGGTGTAGTGCGCCTTGATCGATTCCCCTTCCTTCTCCACCGCGGCGGGGTCGTCCTTCATCGTCTTGATGTCCTTTAACGGCTTGCGCCCGGCTTTCTCTTGAGCCTGCGCGTGGACCGACCTGAGGCCGCCGATCTCGACGTTGAGCTGCTGCCCCTCGCGCCCGAGCGCGAACGATTGAAACAGCCTTGCCGCATTCGGATGCGGACAGTCCTTGAAGATCCCGTTGGGGCCGACAATGATCGGCGACCCTTCGGTGGCGTAAACCGGCTCAACCGGGCGGCCGGCCTCCTTCAGCTGAAAGATGTTGTACTCGTTGCCGTCGGCCATCACCGCGCGCTCGCCGAGATCGAGCTTCTTCGGCGGATCGGTCGAGGACTGCACCTGCATGATGTTCTGCTTCGCGAGCTTCTCGAAGAAGCTCCAGCCAAGATCGCGCTGCATCTGATAGGTCGCGGTCATGATGGTGCCGCTATAGCCGGGGTGCCCCTTCACGATCTTGCCCTTCCATTTCGGATCGAGCAGATCGGCGAAGCTCTTCGGCGCCTCCTCGGCCTTCACGAGATTGGTGTTGTAGGCAATGATCGAGAGCCAGACCCGGAAGCTTGCGAACTGGCCATCCGGGTCGCGATGCTCCTCCGGATAGTATTTCGCGACCTCCTCCGGGACATAGGGCGCCAGAATGCCGTCGCGCTTCCACACGATGAAATGCGCGGCGTCGGAGGAATTGACAACGTCGACCGCGTGAATGTTGCTGGAATATTCCTGGCCGACGCGCTGGAACACACGCTCCGCGCCGGTGCGTTCGACACGCACAGTGATCCCCGCATACTTCGCCTCGAATGCCTTCGCCAGTTTCTCGGCGACCGGCAGATCGGTCGAGGTGTAGTAGACGACCTGGCCCTCTTTCTTCGCCGCCTCGATCAGCGCTGGCGTAACCGGTTCCGCAGCTGGCGCGGCGGCCATCACGCGTGTTGAAAAGGCGGTTCCTGCCAGCACGGCACTGGCGCCCTTCAGCAGATCGCGGCGCGATAGCCCAGGATGTTTCCTCATTTGATTCCCCGCACGCGATGGCGAAGTTTGAGTACACCGTCCTCCCGCCCTTGTTCCGATGCGTGAAGACGATGTCTGTCGTCGACAGATGCTTCAGGTTGCAGCTAGACTTCTGGTCAAGAAAGAAGACTAAAGTTGGGGGAGACGATCAATGGCGGGCTTTCGGTACGCCTTGATGTGTGTCGCGGCATTGCTGAGCGTGTCGATGTCCGGTTCACATGCGGACGCCGAGGGCTACCCTGCGCGGCCGGTCAGGATCATCGTTCCGTTTGGTCCCGGCGGTCCGGCCGATGTCGTTGCGCGCCAGATCGGCAGCATCTTGCAGGAAAACCTCGGCCAGCCCTTCGTGGTGGAGAACCGCACCGGCGCCGGCGGCGTGATCGGCACTCTCGAGGTCGCGAAGGCGCCGGCCGATGGCTACACCCTTCTGATGATGTCGAACACCCAGACCGCCAATGAATCGCTGGTGCCTCAGCGCAAATATGAGCTGATGCGCGACCTGACGCCGATCGCAACCCTGAACACTTCGGATCTGGTGATCGTGGTCCACCCCGCCGTGCCGGCCAGGACGCTGCAGGAGTTCATCGCGCTTGCAACGGCAGAGCCCGGAAAGCTGAACTACGCCTCGTCGGGTCAGGGGACGCCGTATCACATGGCGGGGTTGTTCAAAGCCATGGCCGGGGTCAACATCGTGCATGTGCCATACCGCAACAGTGGTGAGGCCCGCAGCGGCGTCATCGGCGGCCAGGTCCAGATGATGATCGACGCCGTTCCGGCGATGGCACCGAATGTTGCCGAGAACCAGGTGCGCGCGCTCGCAACAACCGGCAAGTCCCGTTCCGCGGTGCTATCAAACGTTCCGACCGTGACCGAGGCGGGCGTTACCGGTTATGAGGCAACGATCTGGCTCGGCCTGATGGCACCAGCGGGTACGCCGCAGCCGATCATCGAGAAACTCAACGCGGCCGTGAATGCCGCGGTCAGGCGGCCGGAGGTCGAGAAGTTTTGGGCCGAGCAGGGCGCGGTGCCGATGACGATGACGCCGGAAGCCTTCGACAAATTTCTGCGCGCCGATATCGTGAAGTGGGCAGATGTCGTCAAAAAACTCGACAAGACCGAATAGGCACGTAGCGGCCAAGACCGTGGTGACGGAACAGGTGCAAATGAAGACGTTGAACATCCTGAGCGGCGGCGCAGCGCAGGGACTGGTCTGCAGTCTTGCGCCAGCGTTTGAAGCCGAAACCGGCCTCGGCATTGCCGGTGATTTTGGCGCGGTCGGCGTCATGGCCGACAGACTGCGTGCCGGCATTCCGACCGACATCGTCATCCTGACCGCCGCGCTGATCGCGAAGCTTGCCGACGAGGGACTGGTTCTGCGCAGCTCGATCATCGACATCGGGCGTGTTGAAACCGCCCTCGCCGTCCGCGCCGGCGATCCGCCGGCAAGCGCAGAGGACGCCGCGGGCCTGCGCGCGGTGCTGCTCGATGCGGACGCCATCTTTGTGCCCGATACCAAGACATCAACCGCCGGAATTCACGTCGCCAAAGTGCTGGCGCAACTCGATATTGCCGACGCCGTCGCCGACCGGCTGAGAATCTATCCGAACGGCGCGACGGCGATGCGGCATCTAGCCGGGTCCAGTGACCGGCGGCCGATTGGTTGCACGCAATCGACCGAGATCATCAGCACGCAGGGCGTCGTGCTATCGGGCACGTTGCCGCCGCGATACGGGCTCGCGACCATGTATACGGCTGCCGTTGCAACGCAGGCCTCGGCTGCATCGCAGGCGCAGCGTTTGATCGCACTGCTGACGTCACCGGCGGCGTCGGAGCTCCGCAGCAATGCGGGCTTTGTCTCCTAACGCGCCAGTTCGTCGGCTACATCATGGCCCTGACGCAGATGCCGGCCAAGATGACCGCCTTCTTCCTGTCGATCTCCGATAACAAGTACGTCATCCTGCTCCTGATCAACGTCTTGCTGCTGGTGCTCGGCACGCTCGTCGACATGGCGCCATCGATCCTGATCGCCACGCCGATCCTGTTGCCTGTCATGAAGAACTTCGGCGTCGATCCGGTCCATTTCGGCATGATCATGCTGCTCAATCTCGGCATCGGCCTGTGCCATCCACCGGTCGGAGCAATTCTTTTTGTCGGCTGCGCGGTCGGCAAGGTCACGATCGAGCAAGTCATGCGCAAGATCTGGCCGTTCTATGCGGTGATGTTCTTTGTCCTGATGTGCGTGACCTATCTGCCGGAGATCCCGCTATGGCTGCCGCGGCAGCTCCAGGTGCTGCACTGAGGGCAAGCGGGCATCTTGCAGAACTGCGGCCGTCACCGGAACCCATCGACATCATCGCCAAGGCCGGGATCAAACCGGTCTGAGCAGATCAACATTGCGCGACACGCACAGCGTGTGACCTTGCGACCGTTCGCCGGCACCCCTAGGCTCCCCGTCCATAACAAAAAGACCAGGGAGACGGTCGTCATGACCACAAGGCGGGATTTCCTGAAAGCGGGAGCAGCGGCGGCAGGCATCGTGTTCTGCGGCTGCGGGCTCGTCCACAATGCGAATGCGCAGCAATCGCGCCAGAAATTGCCGGTCACCGTCGACGGCAAGCGTATCAAGACGATCGATATTCACTCGCATTGCCACTTCCGTGAGGCCGGCGCCCTGCTCGGCGCCGACGCCGGAAAGCTGCAGCTGCCGCCGGTCAACGGCGCCTCTGAGGCCTTCGTCGAAATCGACAAGCGCCTTGCTGCGATGGACGCGCAGGCCGTCGATATGGAGGTGCTCTCGATCAATCCGTTCTGGTACGACCGCGATCGCGAGCTTGCCGGGAAGATCGTGAAGATCCAGAATGAAAAGCTCGCCGAACTCTGCGCTTCGAAGCCCGAGCGGTTCGCGGCCTTCGCCGCGCTGACGCTGCAGGCGCCGGACCTTGCGGTGCAGGAGCTGGAGACGGCCGTGAAGAAACAGGGGCTGAAGGGCGCGGCGATCGGCGGTGTGGTCGATGGCGTCGAATTCTCCGATCCCAGGTTTCATCCCGTGTGGGCCAAGGCCGAGGAACTCGGCGTCCCCCTGTTCATCCATCCGCAGGGCGTGCCCGAGCTCGGCAGGCGGCTCTCCGGCAATGGCTGGCTCGGCAACACCATCGGCAACCCGCTCGAGACCACGATCGCACTGTCCCATTTGATCTTCGAGGGCACGCTCGACCGCTTCCCGGGATTGAGGATCATCGCCGCACATGGCGGCGGCTATCTCCCCTCCTATGCCGATCGCTCGGACCATCCCTGCCTGGTCGGACCCAAGGGATGCAATCCGGAGATCAAGCTCCAGAAGGCGCCGACCGAATATCTCAAGCAGATCTACTTCGACTCGCTGGTGTTCACGCCTGAGGCGATCCGGCATCTCGCCGCCCAGGTTGGCGCCGGCCAGATTGTGCTGGGAAGCGACTATCCCTATCCATGGCAAATGGCACCGGCCGACCACATCTTCGCCTGCTCATCGCTGAGCGACGACGACAAGGCCAACATTCTCGGCCGGACTGCAGCCAAGCTGCTCGGCGTTGCCGCGTGACGACGGTGCCAACGATCAGTTGGCCTTCACCGTCCGCATCTCATTGCGCGGCAGCGCCGTGGG from Bradyrhizobium sp. B124 includes:
- a CDS encoding enoyl-CoA hydratase/isomerase family protein, with amino-acid sequence MTDNSVLLEKRGQAFWITINRPDKRNALNAGVIAGIARGYREAHDDKDVRVIVLTGAGDKAFCAGADLQNSGAAFSMDFSRPNVDYADLLRLSQNATKPAIARVGGVCMAGGMGLLCMTDMAVAGEQVIFGLPEVKVGVFPMQVLSLLQSIAPARLINEWALTGEPFDAKTAQAAGLLNYVVPAAELDAKVDWLIGRIVDKSPTAIRRGKYAMRAIASMSFDESIAYTESQIALLAMTEDAKEGLKAFGEKRKPTWTGR
- a CDS encoding molybdopterin oxidoreductase family protein, which translates into the protein MNQHAKIDIRHSTCPHDCPSACALDVEVIEGRSIGRVRGSKRQTYTAGVVCAKVARYAERIHHAERLMHPLRRTGPKGSGQFARISWDEALDEIAARFDAAEREFGAESVWPYYYAGTMGLVMRDGLNRLSHVKKYSRFYGTICSTIARIGFAAGTGKIAGVDPREMGVSDLVVIWGTNPVNTQVNVMTHASRARKERGAKIAAVDVYNNETMKQADIKILLRPGTDGAFACAVMHLLFREGFADRDYLARYTDCPGELEAHLKTRTPEWASVISGVPVEEIEAFARLVGQTQRSFFRLGYGFTRSRNGAAQMHAALCIPAVTGAWQYEGGGAFFNNAGIWRFDESIIEGHDAIDPSTRVLDQSKIGRILTGDAEALKGGGPVKAMLIQNTNPMTVAPEQALVRQGFAREDLFVAVHEQFMTETAQMADIVLPATMFMEHDDLYYGGGHQHISVGPKLIDPPGECRSNHEVLQGLGRRLNAVHPGFDMTPRQLIDATLKKSGHGDIETLEADIWRDLQPDFRTSHYLDGFAHADKKFHFKVDWGKVPVGAGGLMGAWDKMPSLPDHWTIIEEADAQHPFRLATSPSRSFLNTSFNETPSSQAREGAPTVMIHPDDAAALSIADGEAVTLGNTRGETTLTAKLFDGVRRGVLIAESIHPNKSHIGGRGINMLTGAEAVAPLGGAAFHDNKVWIRKASAAA
- a CDS encoding extracellular solute-binding protein, producing the protein MRKHPGLSRRDLLKGASAVLAGTAFSTRVMAAAPAAEPVTPALIEAAKKEGQVVYYTSTDLPVAEKLAKAFEAKYAGITVRVERTGAERVFQRVGQEYSSNIHAVDVVNSSDAAHFIVWKRDGILAPYVPEEVAKYYPEEHRDPDGQFASFRVWLSIIAYNTNLVKAEEAPKSFADLLDPKWKGKIVKGHPGYSGTIMTATYQMQRDLGWSFFEKLAKQNIMQVQSSTDPPKKLDLGERAVMADGNEYNIFQLKEAGRPVEPVYATEGSPIIVGPNGIFKDCPHPNAARLFQSFALGREGQQLNVEIGGLRSVHAQAQEKAGRKPLKDIKTMKDDPAAVEKEGESIKAHYTRIFRV
- a CDS encoding tripartite tricarboxylate transporter substrate binding protein; this translates as MAGFRYALMCVAALLSVSMSGSHADAEGYPARPVRIIVPFGPGGPADVVARQIGSILQENLGQPFVVENRTGAGGVIGTLEVAKAPADGYTLLMMSNTQTANESLVPQRKYELMRDLTPIATLNTSDLVIVVHPAVPARTLQEFIALATAEPGKLNYASSGQGTPYHMAGLFKAMAGVNIVHVPYRNSGEARSGVIGGQVQMMIDAVPAMAPNVAENQVRALATTGKSRSAVLSNVPTVTEAGVTGYEATIWLGLMAPAGTPQPIIEKLNAAVNAAVRRPEVEKFWAEQGAVPMTMTPEAFDKFLRADIVKWADVVKKLDKTE
- a CDS encoding substrate-binding domain-containing protein → MKTLNILSGGAAQGLVCSLAPAFEAETGLGIAGDFGAVGVMADRLRAGIPTDIVILTAALIAKLADEGLVLRSSIIDIGRVETALAVRAGDPPASAEDAAGLRAVLLDADAIFVPDTKTSTAGIHVAKVLAQLDIADAVADRLRIYPNGATAMRHLAGSSDRRPIGCTQSTEIISTQGVVLSGTLPPRYGLATMYTAAVATQASAASQAQRLIALLTSPAASELRSNAGFVS
- a CDS encoding amidohydrolase family protein; protein product: MTTRRDFLKAGAAAAGIVFCGCGLVHNANAQQSRQKLPVTVDGKRIKTIDIHSHCHFREAGALLGADAGKLQLPPVNGASEAFVEIDKRLAAMDAQAVDMEVLSINPFWYDRDRELAGKIVKIQNEKLAELCASKPERFAAFAALTLQAPDLAVQELETAVKKQGLKGAAIGGVVDGVEFSDPRFHPVWAKAEELGVPLFIHPQGVPELGRRLSGNGWLGNTIGNPLETTIALSHLIFEGTLDRFPGLRIIAAHGGGYLPSYADRSDHPCLVGPKGCNPEIKLQKAPTEYLKQIYFDSLVFTPEAIRHLAAQVGAGQIVLGSDYPYPWQMAPADHIFACSSLSDDDKANILGRTAAKLLGVAA